The sequence below is a genomic window from Mycobacterium sp. ITM-2016-00316.
CGCCGACGAACTGGCCCGCCTGCTGCGGATCGCGGTCACCCGGCTCGGCATCACCAGCGTGCGGTTCACCGGCGGCGAGCCGCTGGTCTCCCCGCACCTGGAGCAGACCATCGCTGCCGCGGCCGCCCTGCGGCCCCGCCCGGAGATCGCGGTGACCACGAACGGGCTGGGTCTGGCCAAGCGCGCCGCGAGACTCAAGGCGGCCGGGCTCAACCGGGTCAACGTCTCCCTGGATACCGTGAACGCCGAGCACTTCGCCCAGATCACCCGGCGCGACCGGCTGGCCGATGTGCTGGCCGGGCTGGCGGCGGCCGCCGACGCCGGGCTGGGACCGATCAAGGTCAACGCCGTGCTGGACCCGCGCACCGGCCTCGACGATGTCGTGCCCCTGCTGCGGTTCTGCCTGGAGCACGGATACCAGCTGCGGATCATCGAGCAGATGCCGCTGGACGCCGGCCATGAGTGGACCCGGGACAAGACGATCGACGCCGATATCGTGCTGACCACGCTGCGCAGGCATTTCGATCTGCGCCCCGATCCGGGCCCGCGCGGATCGGCCC
It includes:
- the moaA gene encoding GTP 3',8-cyclase MoaA, coding for MTLTDLGLPMPTRPVAAGMPASGPLLDIYGRAATDLRVSLTDRCNLRCTYCMPAEGLDWLPDSQLLNADELARLLRIAVTRLGITSVRFTGGEPLVSPHLEQTIAAAAALRPRPEIAVTTNGLGLAKRAARLKAAGLNRVNVSLDTVNAEHFAQITRRDRLADVLAGLAAAADAGLGPIKVNAVLDPRTGLDDVVPLLRFCLEHGYQLRIIEQMPLDAGHEWTRDKTIDADIVLTTLRRHFDLRPDPGPRGSAPAQLWRVDGSEGTVGVIASVSESFCGACDRTRLTADGQIRSCLFSSTETDLRAPLRDGADDDALEAAWRTAMWAKPAGHGINDPSFVQPVRPMSAIGG